One genomic region from Ovis canadensis isolate MfBH-ARS-UI-01 breed Bighorn chromosome 24, ARS-UI_OviCan_v2, whole genome shotgun sequence encodes:
- the CD2BP2 gene encoding CD2 antigen cytoplasmic tail-binding protein 2 isoform X4: MPKRKVTFQGVGDDDEDEISVPKKKLVDPVAGVGGPGSRFKGKHSLDSDEEEEEEEEGSSKYDILASEDVEGQEAATLPSEGGVRITPFNLQEEMEEGHFDADGNYFLNRDAQIRDSWLDNIDWVKIRERPPDQRPPSDSEEEDSLGQTPMSTQALLEGLLELMLPRETVAGALRRLGARGGSKEGSKGPGRPSSPQRLDRLSGLADQMVAQGNLGVYQETRERLALRLKGLACQTQGPRDPTPPPSLDMFAEEVTEGELETPTPAQREAESPGDGLADVMWEYKWENTGDAELYGPFTSTQMQTWVNEGYFPDGVYCRKLDPPGGQFYNSKRIDFDLYT, translated from the exons ATGCCAAAGAGGAAAGTGACCTTCCAAGGCGTGGGAGATGATGACGAGGATGAAATCAgtgtccccaagaaaaag TTGGTGGACCCTGTAGCTGGGGTAGGGGGTCCCGGGAGCCGCTTCAAAGGCAAACACTCTTTGGACAgcgatgaggaggaggaggaggaggaggaagggtccAGCAAATATGACATCTTGGCCTCAGAGGATGTGGAAG gtcaggaagcagccacGCTCCCCAGTGAGGGAGGTGTGCGGATCACACCCTTCAACTTGCAGGAAGAGATGGAGGAAGGCCACTTTGATGCAGACGGCAACTATTTCCTGAACCGGGATGCTCAAATCCGAGACAGCTGGCTGGATAACATTGACTGG GTAAAGATCAGGGAGCGGCCACCTGATCAGCGGCCGCCGTCAGACTCAGAGGAGGAGGACAGCCTGGGCCAGACACCAATGAGCACCCAAGCCCTCCTGGAGGGCCTTCTGGAACTGATGTTGCCAAGAGAGACAGTGGCTGGGGCACTGAGGCGTCTGGGAGCCCGAGGGGGAAGCAAAGAAGGCAGCAAGGGGCCCGGGCGGCCCAGTTCCCCCCAGCGCCTCGACCGGCTCTCCGGCTTGGCTGACCAGATGGTGGCCCAGGGCAACCTGGGAGTGTATCAGGAGACAAGGGAACGGTTGGCCCTGCGACTGAAGGGGTTGGCGTGCCAGACCCAGGGACCCCGTGACCCCACACCGCCCCCCTCCCTGGACATGTTTGCTGAGGAAGTGACAGAGGGGGAGCTGGAGACCCCAACCCCTGCCCAGAGGGAAG CAGAGTCACCTGGAGATGGTCTTGCGGACGTGATGTGGGAATATAAGTGGGAGAACACAGGGGATGCTGAGCTGTACGGGCCCTTCACCAGCACCCAGATGCAG ACCTGGGTGAACGAAGGCTACTTCCCAGATGGCGTTTATTGCCGGAAGCTGGACCCCCCGGGTGGCCAGTTCTACAACTCCAAACGGATTGACTTTGACCTCTACACCTGA
- the CD2BP2 gene encoding CD2 antigen cytoplasmic tail-binding protein 2 isoform X3 has product MPKRKVTFQGVGDDDEDEISVPKKKLVDPVAGVGGPGSRFKGKHSLDSDEEEEEEEEGSSKYDILASEDVEGQEAATLPSEGGVRITPFNLQEEMEEGHFDADGNYFLNRDAQIRDSWLDNIDWVKIRERPPDQRPPSDSEEEDSLGQTPMSTQALLEGLLELMLPRETVAGALRRLGARGGSKEGSKGPGRPSSPQRLDRLSGLADQMVAQGNLGVYQETRERLALRLKGLACQTQGPRDPTPPPSLDMFAEEVTEGELETPTPAQREEAESPGDGLADVMWEYKWENTGDAELYGPFTSTQMQTWVNEGYFPDGVYCRKLDPPGGQFYNSKRIDFDLYT; this is encoded by the exons ATGCCAAAGAGGAAAGTGACCTTCCAAGGCGTGGGAGATGATGACGAGGATGAAATCAgtgtccccaagaaaaag TTGGTGGACCCTGTAGCTGGGGTAGGGGGTCCCGGGAGCCGCTTCAAAGGCAAACACTCTTTGGACAgcgatgaggaggaggaggaggaggaggaagggtccAGCAAATATGACATCTTGGCCTCAGAGGATGTGGAAG gtcaggaagcagccacGCTCCCCAGTGAGGGAGGTGTGCGGATCACACCCTTCAACTTGCAGGAAGAGATGGAGGAAGGCCACTTTGATGCAGACGGCAACTATTTCCTGAACCGGGATGCTCAAATCCGAGACAGCTGGCTGGATAACATTGACTGG GTAAAGATCAGGGAGCGGCCACCTGATCAGCGGCCGCCGTCAGACTCAGAGGAGGAGGACAGCCTGGGCCAGACACCAATGAGCACCCAAGCCCTCCTGGAGGGCCTTCTGGAACTGATGTTGCCAAGAGAGACAGTGGCTGGGGCACTGAGGCGTCTGGGAGCCCGAGGGGGAAGCAAAGAAGGCAGCAAGGGGCCCGGGCGGCCCAGTTCCCCCCAGCGCCTCGACCGGCTCTCCGGCTTGGCTGACCAGATGGTGGCCCAGGGCAACCTGGGAGTGTATCAGGAGACAAGGGAACGGTTGGCCCTGCGACTGAAGGGGTTGGCGTGCCAGACCCAGGGACCCCGTGACCCCACACCGCCCCCCTCCCTGGACATGTTTGCTGAGGAAGTGACAGAGGGGGAGCTGGAGACCCCAACCCCTGCCCAGAGGGAAG AAGCAGAGTCACCTGGAGATGGTCTTGCGGACGTGATGTGGGAATATAAGTGGGAGAACACAGGGGATGCTGAGCTGTACGGGCCCTTCACCAGCACCCAGATGCAG ACCTGGGTGAACGAAGGCTACTTCCCAGATGGCGTTTATTGCCGGAAGCTGGACCCCCCGGGTGGCCAGTTCTACAACTCCAAACGGATTGACTTTGACCTCTACACCTGA
- the CD2BP2 gene encoding CD2 antigen cytoplasmic tail-binding protein 2 isoform X1 gives MPSRSGACVLYPRKKRSTDFRLEKPFCPVMPKRKVTFQGVGDDDEDEISVPKKKLVDPVAGVGGPGSRFKGKHSLDSDEEEEEEEEGSSKYDILASEDVEGQEAATLPSEGGVRITPFNLQEEMEEGHFDADGNYFLNRDAQIRDSWLDNIDWVKIRERPPDQRPPSDSEEEDSLGQTPMSTQALLEGLLELMLPRETVAGALRRLGARGGSKEGSKGPGRPSSPQRLDRLSGLADQMVAQGNLGVYQETRERLALRLKGLACQTQGPRDPTPPPSLDMFAEEVTEGELETPTPAQREEAESPGDGLADVMWEYKWENTGDAELYGPFTSTQMQTWVNEGYFPDGVYCRKLDPPGGQFYNSKRIDFDLYT, from the exons ATGCCCTCCCGGTCTGGAGCCTGTGTTCTGTACCCACGGAAGAAACGGAGCACGGACTTTCG TTTGGAAAAGCCCTTCTGTCCAGTCATGCCAAAGAGGAAAGTGACCTTCCAAGGCGTGGGAGATGATGACGAGGATGAAATCAgtgtccccaagaaaaag TTGGTGGACCCTGTAGCTGGGGTAGGGGGTCCCGGGAGCCGCTTCAAAGGCAAACACTCTTTGGACAgcgatgaggaggaggaggaggaggaggaagggtccAGCAAATATGACATCTTGGCCTCAGAGGATGTGGAAG gtcaggaagcagccacGCTCCCCAGTGAGGGAGGTGTGCGGATCACACCCTTCAACTTGCAGGAAGAGATGGAGGAAGGCCACTTTGATGCAGACGGCAACTATTTCCTGAACCGGGATGCTCAAATCCGAGACAGCTGGCTGGATAACATTGACTGG GTAAAGATCAGGGAGCGGCCACCTGATCAGCGGCCGCCGTCAGACTCAGAGGAGGAGGACAGCCTGGGCCAGACACCAATGAGCACCCAAGCCCTCCTGGAGGGCCTTCTGGAACTGATGTTGCCAAGAGAGACAGTGGCTGGGGCACTGAGGCGTCTGGGAGCCCGAGGGGGAAGCAAAGAAGGCAGCAAGGGGCCCGGGCGGCCCAGTTCCCCCCAGCGCCTCGACCGGCTCTCCGGCTTGGCTGACCAGATGGTGGCCCAGGGCAACCTGGGAGTGTATCAGGAGACAAGGGAACGGTTGGCCCTGCGACTGAAGGGGTTGGCGTGCCAGACCCAGGGACCCCGTGACCCCACACCGCCCCCCTCCCTGGACATGTTTGCTGAGGAAGTGACAGAGGGGGAGCTGGAGACCCCAACCCCTGCCCAGAGGGAAG AAGCAGAGTCACCTGGAGATGGTCTTGCGGACGTGATGTGGGAATATAAGTGGGAGAACACAGGGGATGCTGAGCTGTACGGGCCCTTCACCAGCACCCAGATGCAG ACCTGGGTGAACGAAGGCTACTTCCCAGATGGCGTTTATTGCCGGAAGCTGGACCCCCCGGGTGGCCAGTTCTACAACTCCAAACGGATTGACTTTGACCTCTACACCTGA
- the CD2BP2 gene encoding CD2 antigen cytoplasmic tail-binding protein 2 isoform X2, with the protein MPSRSGACVLYPRKKRSTDFRLEKPFCPVMPKRKVTFQGVGDDDEDEISVPKKKLVDPVAGVGGPGSRFKGKHSLDSDEEEEEEEEGSSKYDILASEDVEGQEAATLPSEGGVRITPFNLQEEMEEGHFDADGNYFLNRDAQIRDSWLDNIDWVKIRERPPDQRPPSDSEEEDSLGQTPMSTQALLEGLLELMLPRETVAGALRRLGARGGSKEGSKGPGRPSSPQRLDRLSGLADQMVAQGNLGVYQETRERLALRLKGLACQTQGPRDPTPPPSLDMFAEEVTEGELETPTPAQREAESPGDGLADVMWEYKWENTGDAELYGPFTSTQMQTWVNEGYFPDGVYCRKLDPPGGQFYNSKRIDFDLYT; encoded by the exons ATGCCCTCCCGGTCTGGAGCCTGTGTTCTGTACCCACGGAAGAAACGGAGCACGGACTTTCG TTTGGAAAAGCCCTTCTGTCCAGTCATGCCAAAGAGGAAAGTGACCTTCCAAGGCGTGGGAGATGATGACGAGGATGAAATCAgtgtccccaagaaaaag TTGGTGGACCCTGTAGCTGGGGTAGGGGGTCCCGGGAGCCGCTTCAAAGGCAAACACTCTTTGGACAgcgatgaggaggaggaggaggaggaggaagggtccAGCAAATATGACATCTTGGCCTCAGAGGATGTGGAAG gtcaggaagcagccacGCTCCCCAGTGAGGGAGGTGTGCGGATCACACCCTTCAACTTGCAGGAAGAGATGGAGGAAGGCCACTTTGATGCAGACGGCAACTATTTCCTGAACCGGGATGCTCAAATCCGAGACAGCTGGCTGGATAACATTGACTGG GTAAAGATCAGGGAGCGGCCACCTGATCAGCGGCCGCCGTCAGACTCAGAGGAGGAGGACAGCCTGGGCCAGACACCAATGAGCACCCAAGCCCTCCTGGAGGGCCTTCTGGAACTGATGTTGCCAAGAGAGACAGTGGCTGGGGCACTGAGGCGTCTGGGAGCCCGAGGGGGAAGCAAAGAAGGCAGCAAGGGGCCCGGGCGGCCCAGTTCCCCCCAGCGCCTCGACCGGCTCTCCGGCTTGGCTGACCAGATGGTGGCCCAGGGCAACCTGGGAGTGTATCAGGAGACAAGGGAACGGTTGGCCCTGCGACTGAAGGGGTTGGCGTGCCAGACCCAGGGACCCCGTGACCCCACACCGCCCCCCTCCCTGGACATGTTTGCTGAGGAAGTGACAGAGGGGGAGCTGGAGACCCCAACCCCTGCCCAGAGGGAAG CAGAGTCACCTGGAGATGGTCTTGCGGACGTGATGTGGGAATATAAGTGGGAGAACACAGGGGATGCTGAGCTGTACGGGCCCTTCACCAGCACCCAGATGCAG ACCTGGGTGAACGAAGGCTACTTCCCAGATGGCGTTTATTGCCGGAAGCTGGACCCCCCGGGTGGCCAGTTCTACAACTCCAAACGGATTGACTTTGACCTCTACACCTGA